CTGGAAATGAGCTGTTCAAGCAAGCTCCCTAATTTTGTGCTATGGCTATTGCCATAGATAATAATTTTATAGTCAGCACTACCACTATTATCGACAAGCCCAACACCTTTATCGGGTGTTGAGCTGTTAGTGTCATCAACTTTTGTAGATTCGTTTTTTGAGCTCGAACCACATGCAACAAGGCTAATCGAAAAGACGAGTAAAAAATAACATCGAATTAATCTCGCAAACTTATCATTTATCATACTTTACCTTTTGGCTTATTATTTTTATGTCGTTAATATTGAAACACAAAACTCTAAATTGCCAATTTTTGGATGATATTTATCTAAGGCGCTAAGTACAAATCATGTAAAACCCGCTCTTTTCGAGGTAAGTAATAATCATCATAATCAAGTGACACTATGACTCTTTTAGCTTTACCTAATAACTCACTGCGAGGCACTAAGCCAATCACTCGCGAGTCTGCACTATTATCACGGTTATCACCCATCGCTAGATACATATCGCTGGGAATAACGACAGGGGCAAAGTGCTGCATCACCGAAGGCGTTTTTGATACCTGAATAGCGTGCTGAACACCTGCAAGGTTTTCAATGAGTGTTTGCTGCTCTTGCTTATCATCAGTTAATGCGTAATCAAGTGCTTTACCGTTTATGATCAATTTATTATCGACTAAAGTCACTGTATCGCCCGGCACGCCAATAACACGCTTTATTAAGCGATTATTTGCAGCCTTAGAATCAAATACAATAATATCACCGGCTTGTGGCTCATCAGTACGCATTATCGAAATATGACTAAATGGCACACGCAGATCATAAGCCATTTTATCCGTTAAAATACGGTCTCCTTCAACGATGGTCGGGTTCATTGAACCTGTTGGCACTTCATACCAATCAGCCACTGCACTTCTAAAAACACTCATCAAGCAGATAAATAAAATCAATGAGCGATTATTTTTCCATACCTTCAAAAGCCAGTTCATATTTGTTCCTTATTTGTTGTTTGTTTCAATAGGAGTCTGTGCGGTACAAATTAGTTCTTAACTAAATGTAACGAAATACGTCAATGATAAAAATACCATACATGATGTTAAAAATATTTGACACAGTAAGCAATGAGTAGTTTACTTAACACCAAGTCAAATATATTTTACATAGGGTGGAAGGAAATGAGCTACAAAGAAATGACAATTTGGGGCACCTTGGTGATAACCATAGGCCTTTTAAGCT
Above is a window of Pseudoalteromonas shioyasakiensis DNA encoding:
- the lepB gene encoding signal peptidase I, encoding MNWLLKVWKNNRSLILFICLMSVFRSAVADWYEVPTGSMNPTIVEGDRILTDKMAYDLRVPFSHISIMRTDEPQAGDIIVFDSKAANNRLIKRVIGVPGDTVTLVDNKLIINGKALDYALTDDKQEQQTLIENLAGVQHAIQVSKTPSVMQHFAPVVIPSDMYLAMGDNRDNSADSRVIGLVPRSELLGKAKRVIVSLDYDDYYLPRKERVLHDLYLAP